From the SAR324 cluster bacterium genome, the window ATTTCATGGGCTTGACCAGTTCAATAATTTTTACTCCTTTTTTGACCGCACTTCTGGTGATCGCTGTTCCCAATGACAAATGGGAACGTATCCGCTGGATTTCTTTGGTTGGAACCGGAATACATCTGGTTTTAAGTGCTGTTCTAACCTGGAAATATTGCAATATTGCGTTTTCTGATACAATTGCCTTGAGAGAATCCCTGCAAACACGGTTGTATCTGGTTGAGCGGATTCCCTGGTTCGATTCATTTGGTATTCAATACCTGATTGGTGTTGACGGCATTTCAGTCGCAATGATCATCCTGACCTCCATAGTGATTTTTACAGGAGTCCTGGCAAGTTGGAATGTTCAGGTTCGAGCCAAAGAATTTTTTGTGCTTCTTTTAGTGCTGGTGACGGGTGTTTTTGGAGTGTTTGTCAGTTTTGATCTGTTTCTTTTTTTCGTATTTTATGAATTGGCTGTTTTACCCATGTATCTCCTGATTGGAGTTTGGGGAACAGGACCCAAAGAATATTCCGCAATGAAACTTACGTTGATGTTGATGGGCGGATCTGCGTTGATTCTTGTTGGCATGCTGGCTGTTTATCATGCCTCCGGTCTGAATACATTTGATCTTACCAAACTCGCAACGGTTTCATATGACAGTGCTTTTCAGCAGTGGGTGTTTCCTGTTATTTTTGTGGGATTCGGGGTACTTGGCGCATTGTATCCTTTTCATACATGGTCACCTGATGGTCATGCTTCAGCTCCAACCGCCGTTTCGATGCTGCATGCCGGAGTCCTGATGAAATTGGGCGGTTATGGCGCCTTAAGAATTGGTGTTTATCTTTTACCTCAGGGGGCAATCCAGTGGGGATTATTTTTCATGGGTCTGACTACTGTCAATATTCTTTATGGTGCCCTCGGTGCAATCATGCAGAAAGACCTGAAGTATTTTACCGCGTATTCCTCTGTGAGTCATTGTGGGTTTGTTCTGTTTGGTGTTGCCAGTCTCAATTTAATGGGATTTAAAGGTGCTGTGTTACAAATGTTCAGTCATGGAATTATGACTGCTTTGTTTTTTGCGTTAATTGGAATGGTTTACGGACGGACCCACACTCGAATGATCCATGAAATGGGTGGTCTTGCCAAAGTGATGCCCTGGTTGGCATCCTGTTTTTATGTTGCCGGACTTGCTTCTTTGGGATTGCCAGGATTGGCAGGCTTTGTTGCGGAATCACATGTTTTTTTAGGTGGATTTTTTGGAAATGAGTGGACATCCCCCTGGGCTACACGTTTGTTAACGGTGTTGGCTACCATGTCCATTGTGGTGACCGCTGTTTATGTTCTTCGTGGTTTAGCAAAAGTTTTTCAAGGGCCTGTTGTCAATCAGGAATTTTATCATTTAAGCGATGCGACAATCACTGAAAAAATAAGCACCGGCATCCTTGTCATAACTCTTGGCATTGCGGGTTTGTTTCCATTCTTGCTGATTGATCTGATAGAGGCCTCGTTGATGCCTCTGGTAAATCGTTTACATTAATAAATAAGGATTTAAGTGTATTTGATTTTCCCTGAAATAATTACTGTTATTACAGCCTTTGTTGTTTTGTTTTATGATTTGTTTTCAAAGTCCAAGAAACAAAATGTGATGAATGGAATTGCCATTTTTGGACTTGGTATGTCATTGGTAATCGTAACCAATAATCTTGATAATACAGGAATCCTGTTTGGTGAGCGCTTTATTGTCGATCCTGTTCGATCCTGGTTTAAAATTATTTTTATTATTTCTGGAATAGTTCTGTTCCTGATGTGTAATGGCACT encodes:
- a CDS encoding NADH-quinone oxidoreductase subunit M, translated to MGLTSSIIFTPFLTALLVIAVPNDKWERIRWISLVGTGIHLVLSAVLTWKYCNIAFSDTIALRESLQTRLYLVERIPWFDSFGIQYLIGVDGISVAMIILTSIVIFTGVLASWNVQVRAKEFFVLLLVLVTGVFGVFVSFDLFLFFVFYELAVLPMYLLIGVWGTGPKEYSAMKLTLMLMGGSALILVGMLAVYHASGLNTFDLTKLATVSYDSAFQQWVFPVIFVGFGVLGALYPFHTWSPDGHASAPTAVSMLHAGVLMKLGGYGALRIGVYLLPQGAIQWGLFFMGLTTVNILYGALGAIMQKDLKYFTAYSSVSHCGFVLFGVASLNLMGFKGAVLQMFSHGIMTALFFALIGMVYGRTHTRMIHEMGGLAKVMPWLASCFYVAGLASLGLPGLAGFVAESHVFLGGFFGNEWTSPWATRLLTVLATMSIVVTAVYVLRGLAKVFQGPVVNQEFYHLSDATITEKISTGILVITLGIAGLFPFLLIDLIEASLMPLVNRLH